The bacterium region AAAGGTTCAAACGCCGTTTTGGGAACGGATATATAATGAGAAAAAGGCCGGGAACGGCCTTTTATTTTCATGGTGTTCTTGCCCGCAGCAGCGTTTATCACTGCCCCTGAATGCCTGGCCTCAGTTCGGCCAGATGCTTCCGGCTTTCTGCGTTCCGGGTCTTCTCCCATATTCCCTGGTAAATGCCAACTGCTTCCTTTCGGTATTCCTGGTCACCGGTCATCTTGAAAAGTTCATGGAACAGCCTGGCCTTCTGCTGTTCTTTGACCGCCTGTTCTTTAAGCCCCAGCATTTCCCCCAGAGCCGTCTCCTTTTGTTCATCGGCTTTCAGCAGGGCCAGCAGCAGCCGGGATTCAAAGGCCGCATCCTTGTTCTGCACTTTGCCCGACAATTCCCGGGCCCGGGCGGCATCGTTCCCGGCCTCCTGCAAACTTCCGGTATTGTGGTGCAGCCAGGCCCGGGCGCACAGATAGTTGCACAGGTAATACTCCAGCCCGGTGCTTTGGGCCAGGTCTACCGCCCGGCAATAGAGTTCCAGCGCAGATGGTCCCCGCCCCTCGTTCTTGGAGATGTTGCCCAGCATGTACCAGGAGTGGCTGATCAAAAGCTTGTCGTCTATCTCCTCGCCAATGGCCAGCTGTTTGTTCACCCATTCCCCGGCCCGGTCGTATTCCCCCAGCTCGTAATGAATGTCGCCGATGTTGCCGGCCGCCAGGGCGGTGATGGACCTGTTGCCCAGTTTTTCCGAGATCTCCAGTTGCCGGTCGAAGCACTGCCTGGCTTTTAAGATCTCCCCCATGTCGGAATACACCAAGCCCATGTTCCCCTCGGCCTGGGCCAGGTTGGCCAGATCGCCGCAGGTCTTCATTATCTGGGCGGCCTGGGCAAAGCAGTCCCCGGCCTCCTTCAGCTGCCCCCTGGTCCAGTAGATTATGCCGCAGTTGCCCAGGGCATGGCCTTTCACCCGCTTGTTGCCCGTCCTTTGCGACAGGGTCAGGCTCAGCTGGTATTCCCGCAGGGCGCCGTCCAGGTCACCCTGGCTGTACAGCACCCAGGCCGTCCGGGAGGCCACGTTGATCTGCAGGTCCATCAGGTCC contains the following coding sequences:
- a CDS encoding tetratricopeptide repeat protein: DLMDLQINVASRTAWVLYSQGDLDGALREYQLSLTLSQRTGNKRVKGHALGNCGIIYWTRGQLKEAGDCFAQAAQIMKTCGDLANLAQAEGNMGLVYSDMGEILKARQCFDRQLEISEKLGNRSITALAAGNIGDIHYELGEYDRAGEWVNKQLAIGEEIDDKLLISHSWYMLGNISKNEGRGPSALELYCRAVDLAQSTGLEYYLCNYLCARAWLHHNTGSLQEAGNDAARARELSGKVQNKDAAFESRLLLALLKADEQKETALGEMLGLKEQAVKEQQKARLFHELFKMTGDQEYRKEAVGIYQGIWEKTRNAESRKHLAELRPGIQGQ